The window gaggccagatttgaactcctgaatcctcctgaatccagggccagtgctctatccactgtgccacttagctgccccccccccacttttaaaagttatttcattattattttaaatttttgtttatttatttttggtgaggcaattggggttaagtgacttgcccagggtcacacagctagtaagtatcacatttctgaggctggatttgaacacagatccttctgactccagggccagcactttaaccactgcgccatctagctgcccccttcattggcttttatttatttatttatttatttttttggcgaggcaattggggtgccacctagctgccccttcattggcttttatttatttatttatttatttatttatttatttatttatttatttatttatttatttatttatttatttttttggcgaggcaattggggttaagtgacttgcccagggtcacacagctagtaagtgttaagtgtctgaggccggatttgaactcaggtactcctgaatccagggccagcactttaaccactgcgccatctagctgcccccttcattggCTTTTAGAGAGGGTATTTACTAAGATGCTATAGTAAGAAGTAAGAAAGGGTAActagttggtgcaatggatagattttgaaattcctgagttcaaatctggcctcagaaacttactagctgtgtgaccctggccaagttgtGACCTTGTTGCCCtctatttctcatctgtaaaatgagctggagaaggaaatggcaacccactttgctatctttgccaagaaaaccccaaatggggtcatgaagaatcagacatgactgaaatgactgaataacaacaacaaatagtaaGAAGAGTTAGTATAAAAACATCACTCCCAAAATGCGGGCATAATCTCTCCCTGAAAACATAGAGGCTCAGTcttagaattgttgttgttgtttgtccttcattctccaagaggacaatgacatcagggtgatgtcataacttgcagcaAGGACCATGTGTAGAGAACACTGAAatcctatataaatgccagcatCACTGTCATCACCGTCAATCATCACTACTGTTACTGCTACtagcttgtatttcttccttgGAAAGATGAAGGGGTCGGACCAGCTGGTCTCCAGGGGCAGTTCCAGCTCTCACTTTTAAAGATCACCAGTAGAAGGGCTTGGTTGGGAATAGGAGTCACCAAGAGCCAAAGTCTAGCGGATaaagaacattttctttaaaaaactagAGTCATTGTCTCGGTGCTGTGGAGACCATAAATGACAGCATAGAGATAGTCGGGTGGAATGGTTTTTTCTGAAAGGAAACTTGAAAATTTTCAGTTATCTTAGAACTCAAAACAAAAACGAAGAGAAGTAAATACGGCATCATGAAGTGGAAGGGCTCCACAGCTGGAGGGGGGAATTGGGTTTCAAATATCGGCTCCTTTATGTGACTCTGGTAAAGCTCTTCCCATGtctgggcttcatttttttcttaagacCAAAGAATTAGACTTAACGTTCTCCAACATTCCTGGGAGCATGGACATTCTTtttgtaaaagttattttatttttactttatggaataaaacaagcatttccataacagtataataaaaagatgattgctcaTGACACTACATGTCttctatgcacaacttgctattccttttaaatatacaacaaagttgcATAAATTTCtatgaaatttatgaaaaaaaatgtcatataagagttcaaatccaacattggacactttacactagctgtgagaccctggacaagtcacttaacccccattgccctgtaaaaacaaacaaaaaaatgatacgaaaaaatgttctaaatcattattgattagagaaaggcacaTTGAAACAACCTGGAGGTATCACTTTACATCTACCAGATTGGCCAAAATGATTGAAAGGGAAAACGAAAAGTGTTGGTGGGGAtgtggaaaactgggacactaattaattcattattgttggaattgtgaactaatccaaacattttggagagcaatctggaattatgcctaaaaagttattaaactgcctataccttTTGATATAGCATCATCACTACTTCAAAAATGAttatagaaaaaggagaagaacccatatgttctaaaatgtttatagcaggtctctttgtgtgacaaagaatggaaattgcaggaatgtccatcaatcagggaatggctgaacaagttgtggtatataattgtgatggaatactattgtgctataaggaatgatgagctcaatggtcttagaaaaacatgggaaaacttgcatgaaataatgaagagcaaaatgagcagaaccaagagagcactgtatacagtgacagcaatatttttttaataaagtattttatttttttccagttacatgtaaagatagttctcaacttttgtttatgcaagctttagcaatattgttttaagaacaacttagAGTTAATAAGTTATTTTgcctattataaatacccaaattaactataaaagacatatgaagagggggaagctaggtggtgcagtggataaaacactggccctggatttaggagaacctgagttcaaatcccccctcagacacttgatgcatactagctgtgtgaccctgggcaagtcacttaaccctcattgcccaggggaaaatacaaacaacaaaaaagggggggcagctaggtggtacagtggatagagcatgggacctggattcagaaggacctgagttcaaatctggcctcagacacttgacacttactatctgtgtgaccctgggcaagtcacttaactcccattgccccgcaaaaaacaaaaacagaaaaaaagacatatgaagaaagatgctatctatatccagagaaagaactgataaatagaagtatggatAGAATGATTTAATATCTAtgcacctatttgtgtctaatggtgaccatctctagggtagggaggaaagaaaaaaaaggaagtatggACATTCTGCATACTCCCTTCTAAGACCCCACCTTCCAAGTCTGAGTGTTTCTCTGCATTCCTTCCCCTTTCAATAatcatcaaaaaatgaaaagaaccattTTGAAGGCATAACTCAGTGTCCAGCCATACAAACACTGGTGTTAGCTGTCAGAAACACACTTGGAGGATCTCAAAGCCCATTCTCACCCCTCTCAGACTGAATCTCAGACTGAGGGGTTGTATAGTTcagggaaataataaaagctagcatctACATATCCCCTTAAGCTGGGCAAAGCATTCTACTTTTGTCAtcttactttatcctcacaacagctctgggaggcaggtgctgttattattccattttacagatgaaaaaacgaaggcaggggcagctaggtggcacagtggatagagcaccggccgtggagtcaggggtacctgagttcaaatccagcctcagatgcttgacacttattagctgtgtgaccctgggcaagtcacttaactccaattgtctcaccaaaaaaatgccccaaaaaacaaacaaaaagaaatgaaggcagagattaagcaacttgcccaaggtcaggcagctaggaagtgtctgagggagaattcaaactcaggtcttcctaactccaggtccccTGCTCTCTCTTCTGCCCCAGGTTGCTGCTTCCAGACTTGGACGTTTATTGCTCTCTATGGCTTTAAAAGCCTCAAAGAATTGTCTGTGATTCTTCATCTGTATTTGGGAAAAGTCTTGACAAGACTGGGCAGTCTTTGGGCCATCAACAGGCATCCTGATCCAACACTGACACCCTGGTTTAGGATTTAGGTTCTCTGAGGGAAAGAGCCTGGCTCACATAGAACCAAATCTATGGGGCTCCGCCTGGCACATTCGAAGAGAGTCTAGGACCAGAGGACAGAGGTCAGAGTTGGGAGGTCCCTTGGAACATGGAACAGGGAATGTCCTTCCAGTGAAAAAGATAAGAtgttagagctatgagagacTTAGAAGAGAGAACCTTAGAGCTGGGAGAACCTCAGGGAACCTCTAGAACACCAGTAAAGGAAGCATCCTTGGAATATAGACCTCAGAGTCCAATACCTTTACTTTACTGATAgagaaacaggttcagagagggATGAGGCGGCCCAAAGTGGAGGAGCTGGGCTGTGAGCCAGGCCTCCTCTGCTCCTTCCACCCTCATCCCTTGGCCCCCAGTGTGCTGTGCTCACACTCTGTCCTTCTCTGCATGGCAGGACTCTCCATGGGCCATGGGCCATGCGGATGCTCTAACCCTGGGCAGTGCCAATGCTTCAGGATGCTGCTTCCAGGGGACACGGCTTACCTGGAGTCAAGCTGAGCTGCCCTAGACACTTGCTGGgccctccctgtgcctcagtttcctcccctggcAATAAGCCTCTCTTggctcctctcctcttcttaggGGCTGCTCCCGGGATGGGGAGGCCTGGATAGAGCCTCCGCTCCAGCCCCTGCCCCCATCAGCCCAGTTTGTTTTCTTTGGCTCTTCCCTTAATTGGTCCCACAATCTAATGCGAAGTCCCGTTCCACAGGCTAATTGGTTTCCTTACAGCGAGATCATGCCTTATTTCTTCTCTGGGGGCCCTTCTGTTTAAAGGCATTTTCACTGGGGGGCGATAATTGGAAATGAGGAGAAAGTAACACCTGAGGAGTTCATTGCCCAGGCTCCAGCCTCTGGGCTCCCCTTTGAACTCCCCTGGCCCGGCCTCAGGTGCCACTTCCCCAGGGTCTCCCACCTCATAAAGAGGGGCCCGGCTGCCGGCCCCTGCAGACTGCCAGCCGGCCGCTGCCTGGAGGCGTCTTCTCTCGCAGCCGCCGGGCAGGATGGGACAAACTGCAGGAGACGCTGCTGGGCCTCGAGGAGGGTCTGGCCTGCTCCAGCCCGGCCTTTCTCTCCTCTTGGGGACTGGAAGGACAACCCGGGCTCCTTTGCCCTGGGCCGGGCGGGCTCCCCTCAGAGCCTGTCTCCCACACCATCCTTTGCCTCATCTTCCTCGCCTGCGCACCCCGGGGCGGCCGGCCTGGCCTGTGGCCACAGCGCCGGCGAGGGTGGCAGCGGCGGGGGCGGCAGCCTGGTGACCTGCGGCATGCtggccttcccctccccctacctgCAGAGTCCCGGCCCCGGCAAGGCCCCGAAGGGCACCAAGGTCAGGATGTCAGCCCAGAGGCGGCGGAAGGCCAGCGAGCGCGAGAAACTGCGGATGAGGGCCCTGGCTGATGCCCTCCACAACCCTGCGCAATTACCTGCCCCCGGTCTACAAGCCAGCGGGGTCAGCCTCTCACCAAGATCCAGACTCTGAAATACACCATCAAATACATCGGGGAGCTCACAGACCTCCTGAACGGGGCTCAGCGAACCTAGCCGGCCTCAGCCTGGCCTCCAAAGACAGACTGCCAGAGCTGGCGGGCACCTCGGGCCGGCCTTGGACAGGGGAGAAAACTGAGCCCAGAGAAAGGCTGGGGCCTTGGCAAGTCTGCGGCTCAGCCAGCATCGACTTGGCACAAGGAACCAGCCTCATTTGTCCAACCAAGAAAGGGACCCTGGGGGCTTGGGAGGCTTCGTTTGGTGGGCAGAAGGACAGACCCTCTGCTGGAAAGGGACCTCACTGGCCCCAGAGTTGCTTCTACAATATGCCTGCCACAGTGTGGCTGCCCAGTGGCTGTCCAGCCTCAGCCAGACCCCAGGGACCTGGATTTCCTTGGGTGGGACCTGGCCCGTCTTGGCCTTTCAGAATCTCACCAAGGACATCTCTTCGTGGGCTGGGGCAGTGGTCTCTGTTCACAGAGAGACAAACCTGCGGGATGCCAGCTCCCCGGCCTACTGTTCAGACATAGCTCAGGGCAGAAGGACCCGTCACGGGGCCATTGTGGGCCTGGCCCAGGTAGATTTGGAAAGATCCATGGCTTCTAAAGAGCCCTCTGTCAATAACAGGAAAATGCTGGTCTTTTGCCTGCTGCCGTCCTGGGGGCTTGTGCTGCCTGGGCTGCTCTCCCTTTCGCCTTCCTTCTTGTCCGGAGTCCTCCCCCCTGACCCTTTCCGCGGAGCCTGCTCCGCACGCTGAGAGATGGAAGGGCTGCCTTGCGGTCGTTTTTAGGATGCTGGGCTGGACAGTCTCCCCTCCCTGACCTGAGAGCTCCTGCCTCAGGTGTGTTCCTGGTGAAGGGTTCAGGCTGCCTGCAGGAGCTGTCCGAAAGCCTCCGCAGGCTCCGCAGGAAGGCACTCAGCCCCTCACTTGCTTGGGCTCTCAGGTGAGGATGGGGGGTGCGGGTGGGGTCACCAGCTGGGCACAGGTAATAGGGCATCTGAAATCCTAGCCAATCTCCCGGGCCTGGAGAGAGGGCTGGAGCCCTGCagagggggatgggggggaagcATAGAGGCTGGCGGGGTGGGGGGTATCTCACCGCAATGCTGAGCATGCAGCAGAGCCCGGCCAGGTCTGCTAACCCCTCCACTTAGGGGGCCCAACCCAAACTATAGAACTTCAGAGCAGGAGGGACATCTAGAGCTCCCCTCCCTCATGGGAcaaaatagggaaactgaggcccagaggagggaCTCACGGTGTGGTCGTTCACTGGCGGAGAGGTGCTGAGTGGTCCTCACCCCTAGGACCAGGGCAGGGTCAGGAGAGAAGGCATGGGCATCATGGACAAGGCTACCCCACCagagcgggggcggggggggtctAACATCGCCTTGCAAACTTCGTCTGAGCTTCACCTTATGGAAAAGCTGCTTTTCTCTCTCACCGTGAGGCCCAGGGTCCCGGGTCTAGAGCAAAGAGGGAGCTCAAAGGTTAGTGAGCCCATTCTATATATGAGAAGCTGAGACCCACAGGTGTGGTGATTTGTGTGAGCTGCCTCTAATAAGTGACAGGGCTGCATGCTTGGGATCCTTCGCCAGGGAGCCCAGTGCCCTTCCTTGATTGGGTTTGAATAAGATCATATTTCCCTTAACCCCCACCCCACTTCAAGAACAAAAGCATAGATGTTTGTGGGCAGAGGGCGTGGGTGGGGACGCAACAGCAATTTCCAACCCCCAAAACGACTGTAATAAAAGCTCATCATTAACATGACTGTCTTTGCTTTTGATGCTGGTGATGTTtgctagaaggggcctcagacaGTGTGCGCCCTGTCCCCTCTGGGAAAACTGAGGGTCACAACTAAGGAGCAGATTTCCCTGGGGAAGTAAGTGGCAGGGCCAGGATTCGAACCCATGACCTCCATCATCCTTGGCTCTTCCCACAACACCAGACAATCTTGCTGCTTTTACTGGAAATGGTTTGGAGCACAAAGGGAAAGGTGTAGGATCAACTCATTGATTGGCCATCGATGAATTTGCTATGGCAGGGGCTGGGGTTGGACTTGTCAGGAGGCTAAGGTGGGCCAGGAGACACTCAGGAGACCCTGACcagctgggtgactttggacttctctaggtctcagtttcctttatcttTAGTATGGAAGGGTTGCCCTAGCTGGCCTTTAAGGTGTGGGTCCAagtgtgtatgtgttgggggggggcaggactcTGGCTCCTGATGCTTCCTGGCTACAGAGACGATGACAGAGATGATTCTGGCCTCTTTGATGTCTGGCCCAGGGCCCCTCCATCTCCTGCTCCCTTGGCCATGACCTTAAAGTGGGGCAGGGGCAGGCAGCTCAGCTTGTGTGTCTGAGGTGGCCTTTACAAAGTCAGGGCTTGTGCCAATATCAtcatccttttgtttttcttcttcttctttttttttttttagtgaggtaattggggttaagtgacttgcccagggtcacacagctagtaagtgttaagtgtgtgaggccggatttgaacccaggtactcctgactccggggccggtgctctatccactgcgccacctagctgcccccatccttttgtttttacagaatGGGAAACCCAGACCtggggtctgtgtgtgtgtgtaggggccagaagggatgtcagaggccaGAGTCTGACTCTGTCTCTAATAGATGAGAGGCTCACCCCTAGAGACCGCTTAGTGCAGAGGGCAGTGAATGAAGAGCAGCTGGGTTGAAATTTTCCCTCTGACCCCTATTGGCTGTGGTGCTGCAGAGGAGGTGCCAATCTATGTAGGTAAAgagtgtttcctcatctgggagtacCCGGTCCTTATTGCTTAAGGAGTAAGTGTTGGAGGAGATATTTGAACCCATTATTGTCATAGGGTTAGAGCTGGGGTTGGAACCCTTGGGCCCACACATAGACTGGACCATATTGTCTGTCTAGATCCATGTTCTACTTGGAGCCAGGA is drawn from Dromiciops gliroides isolate mDroGli1 chromosome 2, mDroGli1.pri, whole genome shotgun sequence and contains these coding sequences:
- the MSGN1 gene encoding LOW QUALITY PROTEIN: mesogenin-1 (The sequence of the model RefSeq protein was modified relative to this genomic sequence to represent the inferred CDS: deleted 3 bases in 3 codons) — encoded protein: MRVRKEDMGSGPFRRSSPVPFKLHPSVLNSTGAFVSDLPQDMKNGRATAEQEKSQRLDLYMEEKRVGSENDEPVPLPQGLPPHKEGPGCRPLQTASRPLPGGVFSRSRRAGWDKLQETLLGLEEGLACSSPAFLSSWDWKDNPGSFALGRAGSPQSLSPTPSFASSSSPAHPGAAGLACGHSAGEGGSGGGGSLVTCGMLAFPSPYLQSPGPGKAPKGTKVRMSAQRRRKASEREKLRMRALADALHTLRNYLPPVYSQRGQPLTKIQTLKYTIKYIGELTDLLNGAQRT